One region of Terricaulis silvestris genomic DNA includes:
- a CDS encoding circularly permuted type 2 ATP-grasp protein, whose protein sequence is MLHTWARAPPNAAKALALRRRSDASSRQMRNFFDDMYGTDGEVRNAYAAIAAWLADTPSDVLETKREEAERLFRRVGITFAVYTEGGDTERLIPFDIIPRVLDAEEWSLLERGLVQRVTALNRFLADAYGSREIVKAGKLTNEYIDNQPAYCAQMQGVSVPGGIYTHIAGIDLVRTGADEFYVLEDNCRTPSGVSYMLENRAVMMRLFPELFARVGVAPVARYPQDLLATLRSLTTPIGEEPCVVVLTPGQFNSAYYEHSFLADEMGVELVEGVDITVQDKKVYMRTTDGLKRVHVIYRRIDDDFLDPLAFRADSVLGAPGLMEAYREGNVALANAPGAGLADDKAVYMHVPEMVRFYLGEEPILKNVPTWDCANEGALAYVMDHLEELVVKETRGSGGYGMLVGPHATKKTRDAFAKKLQRNPSAYVAQPTLALSTCPTFAGSVCAPRHVDLRPFVLSGVDGVRIVPGGLTRVALQDGSLVVNSSQGGGTKDTWVLRSNGNGR, encoded by the coding sequence ATGCTGCATACTTGGGCGCGGGCGCCGCCAAACGCGGCGAAAGCCCTGGCGCTCCGCCGCAGATCGGACGCATCATCGCGACAGATGCGCAACTTCTTCGACGACATGTACGGAACTGACGGCGAGGTCCGCAACGCCTACGCCGCCATCGCCGCATGGCTCGCCGATACACCGTCCGACGTACTGGAGACCAAGCGCGAGGAAGCCGAGCGCCTCTTCCGCCGCGTCGGCATTACCTTCGCGGTCTACACCGAAGGCGGCGACACCGAACGGCTGATCCCGTTCGACATCATCCCGCGCGTGCTCGACGCCGAGGAATGGTCTCTACTCGAACGCGGCCTCGTCCAGCGCGTCACCGCGCTGAATCGATTCCTCGCCGATGCCTACGGCTCCCGTGAGATCGTCAAAGCCGGCAAGCTCACCAACGAATACATCGACAACCAACCCGCCTATTGCGCGCAGATGCAGGGCGTCTCGGTGCCAGGCGGCATCTACACCCACATCGCCGGCATCGATCTCGTGCGCACCGGCGCCGACGAGTTCTACGTCTTGGAGGACAATTGCCGCACGCCATCCGGCGTTTCCTACATGCTGGAAAACCGCGCCGTGATGATGCGGCTCTTTCCGGAGCTGTTCGCGCGCGTGGGCGTCGCACCGGTTGCACGTTATCCGCAAGACCTGCTGGCGACACTCCGCTCGCTGACGACGCCGATCGGCGAAGAGCCCTGCGTCGTGGTGCTAACGCCGGGCCAGTTCAACAGCGCCTATTACGAGCACTCCTTCCTTGCTGATGAGATGGGCGTCGAGCTTGTCGAAGGCGTGGACATCACGGTGCAGGACAAGAAAGTCTACATGCGCACCACCGACGGGCTGAAGCGCGTCCACGTCATCTACCGGCGCATCGACGACGACTTCCTCGACCCGCTCGCGTTCCGCGCGGACTCCGTACTCGGCGCACCGGGGCTGATGGAAGCGTACCGTGAAGGCAACGTGGCGCTTGCCAATGCGCCAGGCGCGGGGCTCGCGGACGATAAGGCCGTTTACATGCACGTGCCGGAGATGGTGCGCTTTTATCTGGGCGAAGAACCGATCCTAAAGAACGTGCCGACATGGGATTGCGCCAATGAAGGCGCACTCGCATACGTGATGGATCATCTGGAAGAGCTGGTCGTCAAGGAGACGCGCGGCTCTGGCGGCTACGGCATGCTAGTGGGTCCGCACGCGACCAAGAAGACCCGCGATGCGTTCGCAAAGAAACTGCAGCGCAACCCCTCGGCTTACGTGGCGCAGCCGACCTTGGCGCTTTCCACCTGCCCGACCTTTGCTGGCTCTGTCTGCGCGCCGCGCCACGTCGATCTCAGGCCCTTCGTGCTATCGGGCGTCGATGGCGTGCGCATCGTTCCTGGCGGTTTGACGCGCGTGGCGCTGCAGGACGGCTCGCTCGTCGTGAACTCGAGCCAAGGCGGCGGCACCAAGGACACGTGGGTGCTGCGGTCGAACGGAAACGGGCGCTGA
- a CDS encoding lipopolysaccharide biosynthesis protein: MNARRALTLAPLQIAQALVGLGAIAAFTRLMSPEEFGRYALVLSASMLAHTLLFTWAEAAAFRFFAAARAEKRLADHFATLLALAVALGAIVLVATGALLAFVGVREDVAALSAFAAGAAVFRFLTRITRESDRAAFDISRYAALETAYLAVGFAAGVALLMRFDLGAIAPFAGLLLAGAVIFLIDAPRLLKRAKGGAPSLDRATTYASYGAPLALALALDLGVQTIARFILAHQSGVADLGAYAAAFGLARPLDLIFLGAGAAFAPLMLAAYEDKGADAARDVARKTFAVLAALVIPAAAGLALVAQPLSALLVGDGLCDTAARTLPWLALGGVAAGFNLYYLSEAFQLTRRTGLRAAVMVAPGVVQLVLTLLWTSTFGAIGAAMAAAAGAITGTILLALIGRRLIALPMSWRLLAKVSAATALMSAAVIATPAYPGLFGLVVKVSVGAAAYLAAAIALNILGVRVRAAAALRNTSRAFAQTAFMERVNVRRT, translated from the coding sequence GTGAACGCACGCCGCGCACTCACGCTTGCGCCGTTGCAGATCGCCCAAGCCCTCGTCGGGCTTGGCGCGATCGCCGCGTTCACGCGCCTGATGAGCCCGGAAGAGTTCGGCCGTTACGCGCTCGTGCTCTCCGCCTCGATGCTGGCGCACACGCTGCTGTTCACGTGGGCAGAGGCGGCTGCCTTCCGCTTTTTCGCGGCCGCCCGTGCCGAAAAGCGCTTGGCTGATCACTTCGCGACGCTGCTAGCGCTCGCGGTGGCGCTGGGCGCCATTGTTCTAGTAGCGACAGGCGCGCTGCTCGCGTTCGTTGGCGTTCGCGAAGATGTTGCGGCGCTGTCAGCATTCGCGGCTGGCGCCGCAGTGTTCCGCTTTCTCACCCGCATCACGCGCGAGAGCGACCGGGCCGCGTTCGATATCAGCCGCTATGCCGCGCTGGAAACGGCGTACCTGGCTGTCGGGTTTGCCGCTGGCGTTGCGCTGCTGATGCGCTTCGACCTGGGCGCGATAGCGCCGTTTGCCGGCTTATTGCTGGCGGGCGCTGTGATTTTTCTCATCGACGCACCGCGACTGCTGAAGCGCGCCAAGGGCGGCGCGCCATCGCTCGACCGCGCCACGACGTATGCGTCCTACGGTGCGCCGTTGGCGCTGGCGCTGGCGCTAGACCTCGGCGTGCAGACGATCGCACGCTTCATCCTCGCGCACCAAAGCGGCGTTGCCGACCTCGGCGCCTACGCAGCGGCCTTCGGGTTGGCGCGTCCGCTCGATCTGATCTTCCTCGGCGCTGGCGCGGCATTCGCGCCCCTGATGCTCGCAGCGTACGAAGACAAAGGCGCTGACGCCGCGCGTGATGTCGCGCGCAAGACATTCGCCGTCCTTGCCGCGCTGGTGATCCCAGCGGCGGCCGGTCTGGCGCTGGTTGCGCAGCCGCTCTCTGCGTTGCTGGTTGGCGACGGGTTGTGTGACACGGCGGCGCGGACGCTACCGTGGTTGGCGCTAGGCGGCGTCGCGGCAGGCTTCAATCTCTATTACTTGTCGGAGGCGTTTCAGCTGACGCGCCGGACCGGCTTGCGCGCGGCCGTAATGGTTGCGCCCGGCGTCGTGCAGCTGGTGCTGACGCTGCTGTGGACGTCCACGTTCGGCGCGATTGGCGCGGCGATGGCTGCTGCGGCGGGCGCGATCACCGGCACCATCCTGCTTGCACTGATCGGCCGCCGCCTGATCGCGCTGCCGATGTCGTGGCGGCTGTTGGCCAAGGTCAGCGCCGCTACCGCGCTTATGAGCGCCGCCGTGATCGCCACACCCGCTTATCCCGGTCTGTTCGGGCTCGTCGTGAAGGTGAGTGTCGGCGCCGCTGCTTACCTTGCCGCCGCAATCGCACTGAACATCCTTGGCGTTCGCGTCCGCGCTGCCGCCGCGTTGCGCAACACGTCGCGCGCCTTTGCTCAAACCGCCTTCATGGAGCGCGTCAATGTCCGCCGCACTTGA
- a CDS encoding alpha-E domain-containing protein has translation MLARAADALFWLARYMERIDNLARLIEAAQSMAGVSSEAEEWRSALAAAGVDELFDEVYDEVTPDTAARFLCTGPDNDSSIISCLDQARINARAMRTALTRDMWEAVNQGWLESRALTEQHFSSARLAETLDWVRTLSTRFSGAYETTMLRNENYWFVRLGTFVERADNTARILDVKYHLLLPRESSGVGGMLDYYQWTSVLRAVSAVRAYQWVYREEVQPWNVAELMILRPEMPRSLRACYDGIVGCLEELSKIHGGKRGECHRQAGAIAAQLRFGRIEDIFQTGLHEALTDHIDKTRELGDQIANLYMR, from the coding sequence ATGCTCGCGCGCGCCGCAGACGCCCTGTTCTGGCTCGCGCGCTACATGGAGCGCATCGACAACCTCGCCCGCCTGATCGAAGCGGCGCAAAGCATGGCCGGCGTCTCGAGCGAAGCCGAAGAATGGCGCTCTGCGCTTGCGGCCGCGGGCGTCGATGAGCTCTTCGACGAAGTCTACGATGAGGTGACGCCCGATACCGCGGCGCGCTTTTTGTGCACCGGCCCCGACAACGATTCTTCGATCATCAGCTGCCTCGATCAAGCCCGCATCAATGCGCGGGCGATGCGCACGGCGCTAACACGCGACATGTGGGAGGCGGTCAATCAGGGCTGGCTCGAATCGCGCGCGCTGACTGAACAGCACTTTTCGTCCGCGCGCCTCGCGGAAACCTTGGACTGGGTGCGCACGCTCTCGACGCGCTTTTCCGGCGCGTACGAAACTACGATGCTGCGCAATGAGAATTATTGGTTCGTGCGGCTCGGCACTTTTGTTGAACGCGCTGATAACACGGCGCGAATCCTCGACGTAAAATATCACTTGCTGCTGCCACGCGAGTCCTCCGGCGTCGGCGGCATGCTGGACTATTACCAGTGGACCAGCGTGCTCCGCGCGGTGTCCGCCGTGCGCGCGTATCAGTGGGTCTACCGCGAAGAGGTGCAGCCCTGGAACGTCGCCGAACTGATGATCCTGCGGCCCGAGATGCCGCGATCGTTGCGCGCCTGTTATGACGGCATCGTTGGCTGCCTCGAGGAACTCTCCAAAATCCACGGCGGCAAACGCGGCGAGTGCCACCGGCAGGCCGGAGCCATCGCCGCTCAACTTCGTTTCGGCCGTATCGAGGACATTTTCCAGACCGGTCTGCATGAAGCACTGACAGACCACATCGATAAGACGAGAGAACTAGGCGATCAAATAGCGAATCTGTACATGCGTTAG
- a CDS encoding GumC family protein gives MRPSTEAAKPRNGWTEMPRMGIADFAAMLWAERVLVLGIGAAICALGLVAALMAPKSYTARSELIVRMGEEYVYQPASGGAATPDMQTVVNSEMRLLGSGAVVRRAIEAVGLATLYPDIASAPESDARKLAAAERAFSEHLTIETAPQTPSIGLSFEHRNPEVAAQTLNALVAEYLEHRRTVLVGGEFEALSAETTDLSSRAATASTALAAFLTEHEIGDFESELAALAARSGDIETQMLDAQTRRREAEARAASLRARYQSEPEQIELYAESDARRDLVEAQMEREQLLSRYQPDAMPVREVDRRIAQLESFLAGGDPPSVTRRGANPVRQDIASQLYAMEAEARAQRGRETALTQQRTEVRARIREMQVLEPRFRQLQRERSTLEINAGTFATRAEEARTRSQMLGRATDNISPVEQASVPTQGKSLRWPIMIVTILIAGIVAVAAGLSRALMRRSFPTPSSAGRTLDTPVLAVMPRPPQARPVKAKPDKSAKAKPELTVVEGGA, from the coding sequence ATGAGACCGAGCACCGAGGCGGCGAAGCCGAGAAACGGCTGGACCGAAATGCCACGCATGGGGATCGCGGACTTTGCGGCCATGCTGTGGGCCGAGCGCGTGCTCGTGCTCGGGATCGGCGCGGCCATCTGTGCGCTTGGCCTGGTCGCGGCGCTCATGGCGCCAAAGTCCTACACCGCGCGCAGCGAGCTCATCGTCCGCATGGGCGAGGAATACGTCTACCAGCCCGCCTCCGGCGGCGCGGCAACGCCTGACATGCAGACTGTCGTGAACTCCGAAATGCGTCTGCTTGGCTCCGGCGCCGTTGTGCGTCGGGCGATCGAAGCGGTTGGCCTCGCGACGCTTTACCCGGATATCGCCAGCGCGCCTGAGAGCGACGCGCGCAAGCTCGCCGCCGCCGAGCGCGCCTTTTCCGAGCACCTTACCATCGAAACCGCGCCACAAACGCCGTCGATTGGACTCTCCTTCGAGCACCGCAATCCCGAGGTCGCCGCGCAAACGCTAAACGCGCTGGTCGCGGAATATCTTGAGCACCGCCGCACCGTCCTCGTCGGCGGCGAATTCGAAGCGCTCTCGGCCGAGACCACCGACCTCAGCTCTCGCGCCGCCACCGCCAGCACGGCGCTCGCGGCCTTCCTTACCGAGCACGAGATCGGCGACTTCGAAAGCGAGCTTGCAGCGCTCGCCGCCCGCTCCGGCGACATCGAAACGCAGATGCTCGATGCCCAAACGCGCCGCCGCGAAGCAGAGGCCCGCGCGGCTTCGCTGCGCGCGCGCTATCAATCCGAGCCTGAGCAGATCGAGCTTTATGCGGAATCCGATGCGCGCCGTGATCTCGTCGAAGCCCAGATGGAGCGCGAGCAGTTGCTGTCGCGCTACCAGCCCGACGCCATGCCGGTGCGCGAAGTCGATCGCCGCATTGCGCAGCTGGAATCCTTCCTCGCCGGTGGCGATCCGCCGAGCGTCACGCGCCGCGGCGCCAACCCGGTGCGCCAAGACATCGCGAGCCAGCTCTATGCGATGGAGGCTGAGGCTCGCGCCCAACGCGGCCGCGAAACTGCGTTGACGCAGCAGCGTACTGAAGTGCGCGCGCGTATCCGCGAAATGCAGGTGCTTGAACCGCGCTTCCGCCAGCTGCAACGCGAGCGCAGCACTCTTGAGATCAACGCCGGCACGTTCGCCACGCGCGCCGAAGAAGCGCGCACCCGCAGCCAAATGCTCGGCCGCGCCACTGACAACATCTCGCCGGTAGAACAAGCCAGCGTGCCGACGCAAGGCAAGAGCCTCCGCTGGCCGATCATGATCGTGACGATTTTGATCGCCGGCATTGTTGCCGTCGCCGCCGGGCTCTCGCGCGCGCTGATGCGCCGGTCGTTCCCGACGCCATCCAGCGCTGGACGCACGCTCGATACGCCCGTCCTCGCAGTGATGCCGCGCCCGCCGCAAGCCAGGCCAGTGAAGGCGAAGCCGGATAAGTCTGCGAAAGCAAAACCTGAGCTGACAGTCGTGGAGGGCGGCGCGTGA
- a CDS encoding glycosyltransferase family 2 protein: MIRVSVLVPTFRRPESFLRAARSVLAQQGVEGVELIAVDNSPEGSALAAFRILEGDASIPFRWAHEPRAGVAHARNAALALAQGDLAAWLDDDEEASPHWLASLIAVRRETGAQSVFGPVRARCACEDNADFYENLYSRSGPTESGYSERAYGIGNSLQPRLMFEEAQPFDPRANQTGGEDDALFASWADVGARFAWAADAWVIEHLGPERTHLKHGLKRAFAYGQGPCETAWATRDFAGLAKHMAIGAGQAIVFGAASAIALAGSTPRALALLDRAARGAGKVFWFWEQRFYGEALVRQPA, encoded by the coding sequence ATGATCCGCGTTAGTGTTCTGGTTCCGACGTTCCGTCGTCCGGAGAGCTTCCTGCGCGCGGCGCGGAGCGTGCTGGCGCAGCAAGGCGTCGAGGGCGTCGAACTGATTGCAGTCGACAATTCGCCGGAAGGCTCGGCGCTGGCAGCGTTTCGCATTCTCGAAGGCGACGCGTCCATCCCGTTCCGCTGGGCGCATGAGCCACGCGCCGGCGTCGCGCACGCGCGCAATGCGGCGCTAGCGTTGGCGCAGGGCGATCTGGCGGCGTGGCTCGACGACGACGAAGAAGCATCGCCGCATTGGCTGGCGTCGCTGATCGCCGTACGGCGCGAAACGGGCGCGCAAAGTGTGTTCGGCCCGGTGCGGGCGCGGTGCGCGTGTGAGGACAATGCCGACTTCTACGAAAACCTGTACTCGCGCAGCGGGCCGACCGAGAGCGGCTATTCGGAGCGCGCTTACGGCATCGGCAATTCGCTGCAGCCGCGCCTGATGTTCGAGGAAGCGCAGCCGTTCGATCCGCGCGCCAATCAGACCGGCGGCGAGGATGACGCGCTGTTCGCCTCCTGGGCCGATGTCGGCGCGCGCTTCGCTTGGGCAGCAGACGCTTGGGTGATCGAGCATCTCGGCCCCGAACGCACGCATTTGAAGCACGGCTTGAAGCGGGCGTTCGCATATGGGCAAGGTCCGTGCGAAACCGCGTGGGCCACACGCGACTTCGCCGGCCTCGCCAAGCACATGGCGATTGGCGCAGGCCAAGCCATCGTGTTCGGCGCCGCGAGCGCGATCGCGCTCGCCGGCTCTACGCCACGCGCGCTGGCGCTACTCGATCGCGCCGCGCGCGGAGCGGGCAAAGTGTTTTGGTTCTGGGAGCAGCGCTTCTACGGCGAAGCGCTTGTGCGTCAGCCGGCCTGA
- a CDS encoding polysaccharide deacetylase family protein, whose protein sequence is MTMTSYAPSRDALSKVQRRWTQWRAARPANLRFDEPILSITFDDFPVSAGDLGARILESHGARGTFYAAAGLAETDGPCGSNFNRDDIPRLIAAGHEIGCHTYDHGDCAKRGVYDTLRGLAKNRDALNEMGAYEPSRTLAYPYGETQPKLKASLPPRFYSARGILPGLNLGRTDLAQLRSYPMFGEGGMARVCDALKRAAKRKAWLIAFTHDISDTPSPWGTSAADLDALLKAAKALGVVVMPVTPALERRLS, encoded by the coding sequence ATGACCATGACATCTTACGCCCCGTCACGCGACGCGCTGAGCAAAGTGCAACGACGCTGGACCCAGTGGCGCGCCGCGCGACCGGCCAATCTGCGCTTCGATGAGCCGATCCTCTCCATCACGTTCGACGACTTCCCGGTGAGCGCCGGCGATCTCGGCGCTCGCATTTTGGAAAGCCACGGCGCACGCGGCACCTTCTACGCGGCCGCTGGCCTCGCGGAGACTGACGGCCCGTGCGGGTCAAACTTCAATCGCGATGACATCCCGCGCCTGATCGCCGCCGGCCACGAGATCGGGTGCCACACCTACGATCACGGCGATTGCGCCAAGCGCGGCGTGTACGACACGCTGCGCGGCCTGGCAAAGAACCGCGATGCGCTAAACGAAATGGGCGCGTACGAACCGTCGCGCACGCTGGCGTATCCGTACGGCGAGACGCAACCGAAACTCAAAGCCAGCCTGCCGCCGCGTTTCTACAGCGCGCGCGGCATTCTGCCGGGCTTGAACCTTGGCCGCACCGATCTCGCGCAGTTGCGCTCGTATCCGATGTTCGGCGAAGGCGGCATGGCTCGGGTTTGCGACGCGCTGAAGCGCGCGGCGAAGCGCAAAGCTTGGTTGATCGCCTTCACGCACGACATCTCCGACACGCCGTCGCCGTGGGGCACGAGCGCGGCTGATCTTGACGCGCTGCTCAAGGCGGCAAAAGCGCTGGGCGTTGTGGTGATGCCTGTCACCCCGGCGCTGGAACGGAGACTCTCATGA
- a CDS encoding glycosyltransferase family 2 protein gives MSAALEQRVLCIGPQARAPRLSVLTPFHKHDPSALLQRMAPASRDVEFVLLDDGSASAELLSNVVKAAEALRTSVRIVIWARNRGRATGRNRLIEEARGEYVLFLDADLIPDQSDFLHRWLTTIRNERPLVAFGGLSLEQAEETPDTALHFNLFGRSDCAPARLRARAAAQSTAASNLLVRRDFLLATPFDDGFTGWGFEDTDWALTAARHTRIQHIDNPVTHAGLDSITTLMRKSAEAGPNFARLAAKHPKAVRRFAAYRAARTVRPVRGLRSAFAWFARDPLRATPMPIRRAAFKLYRASHFAEHLA, from the coding sequence ATGTCCGCCGCACTTGAGCAACGCGTCCTCTGCATCGGGCCGCAGGCGCGCGCGCCTCGGCTCAGCGTGCTAACGCCGTTCCACAAGCACGACCCGTCAGCGCTGTTGCAGCGCATGGCGCCCGCGTCACGAGACGTCGAGTTCGTGCTACTGGACGACGGTTCGGCGAGCGCCGAGCTATTGTCAAACGTCGTGAAGGCGGCCGAAGCGCTGAGAACGAGCGTGCGCATCGTAATCTGGGCGCGCAACCGCGGCCGCGCCACTGGGCGCAATCGGCTGATCGAAGAAGCGCGCGGCGAGTACGTACTCTTCCTCGACGCCGATCTCATCCCGGACCAAAGCGATTTCCTGCATCGCTGGCTGACCACGATCCGCAACGAGCGTCCACTCGTCGCGTTCGGCGGCTTGTCGCTGGAGCAGGCGGAAGAGACGCCCGATACCGCGCTGCACTTTAATCTGTTCGGCCGCTCCGATTGCGCGCCGGCCCGCCTGCGCGCGCGCGCAGCGGCGCAAAGCACCGCAGCCTCGAACCTGCTCGTGCGCCGCGATTTCCTGTTGGCGACGCCATTCGATGACGGTTTCACGGGCTGGGGCTTCGAAGACACCGACTGGGCGCTGACCGCGGCGCGCCACACGCGCATCCAGCACATCGACAACCCGGTGACGCATGCGGGCCTGGATTCAATCACCACGCTGATGCGCAAGAGCGCCGAAGCCGGCCCGAACTTCGCACGCCTCGCCGCCAAGCACCCGAAAGCGGTGCGCCGCTTCGCCGCCTATCGCGCGGCGCGGACAGTGCGGCCGGTGCGCGGCCTGCGCAGTGCATTCGCATGGTTTGCGCGCGATCCATTGCGGGCGACGCCGATGCCAATCCGACGCGCCGCGTTCAAGCTTTACCGGGCGAGCCACTTTGCGGAGCACCTCGCATGA
- a CDS encoding biopolymer transporter ExbD — protein MAMALARRARVSFAPNVDPNVIPFIDVLLVLLIIFMVTAPKPTTDLRVDLPRPGPSVHLVIEPTIVQVRASPTGARVFLNGEEVSRAGLPAAAMAHILAANTALAREDVLTEGKLFVRADLEVSYQDVVSVVEGLQAAQFQRVSIVAQDADAP, from the coding sequence ATGGCCATGGCGCTGGCACGCCGCGCGCGCGTTTCGTTCGCACCCAACGTAGACCCGAACGTCATTCCGTTCATCGACGTGCTGCTGGTTCTACTGATCATCTTCATGGTCACAGCGCCGAAGCCCACAACCGATTTGCGCGTGGACCTGCCCCGGCCAGGACCATCCGTGCATCTCGTCATTGAGCCGACCATTGTCCAAGTTCGCGCGTCGCCCACAGGCGCCCGCGTTTTCCTGAACGGCGAAGAGGTCTCACGTGCTGGGCTACCGGCCGCAGCAATGGCCCATATTCTGGCCGCCAATACCGCGCTCGCACGAGAAGACGTGCTCACGGAGGGAAAGCTGTTCGTGCGCGCCGACCTCGAGGTCTCCTACCAGGACGTCGTTTCGGTCGTTGAGGGTTTGCAGGCGGCTCAGTTCCAGCGCGTCAGCATCGTTGCGCAGGACGCGGACGCCCCCTAG
- a CDS encoding polysaccharide biosynthesis/export family protein, producing the protein MRIAVLAIVAALGLASASAQEAPAPMAYTDTTPAYRFYPGDEIEITVFSAPELSRNVTVGPDGRIALPLIGAVRAADLTAEELHDGLIAAYSPQLRTPELSVTPRGYGSRQVFVGGEVARPGIYEMPANIDAFQAVALAGGFLPSARRGDVLVLSRASGATAVSEVDLSPRAMRQGFPNAQALQRYDVVYVPRSAISQVNLFMQQYVRDALPVQFSFYYDLRGDRNN; encoded by the coding sequence ATGCGGATCGCAGTTCTGGCCATTGTGGCGGCGCTTGGGTTGGCTAGCGCGAGCGCGCAGGAAGCGCCGGCGCCGATGGCCTACACGGATACGACGCCCGCCTATCGCTTCTATCCAGGCGACGAGATCGAGATCACGGTCTTTTCGGCGCCGGAACTAAGCCGGAATGTCACCGTCGGTCCTGACGGCCGCATCGCGCTGCCGCTGATCGGCGCCGTCCGCGCGGCCGATCTCACCGCGGAAGAATTGCACGACGGCCTGATCGCCGCCTACTCGCCGCAACTGCGCACGCCCGAGCTTAGCGTGACGCCGCGTGGGTATGGCTCGCGGCAAGTGTTCGTCGGCGGCGAAGTCGCGCGGCCTGGTATCTACGAGATGCCGGCGAACATCGATGCGTTCCAAGCCGTAGCCCTCGCCGGCGGCTTCCTGCCGAGCGCGCGGCGCGGCGATGTGCTAGTGTTGTCACGTGCGAGCGGCGCAACAGCGGTGTCGGAAGTCGATCTCTCGCCGCGCGCAATGCGGCAGGGCTTTCCGAATGCGCAGGCGTTGCAGCGTTATGACGTCGTCTACGTGCCGCGCTCGGCGATCAGCCAAGTGAACCTGTTCATGCAGCAGTATGTTCGCGACGCTCTGCCGGTGCAGTTCAGCTTCTACTACGATCTCCGCGGCGACCGTAACAACTAG